Proteins encoded by one window of Xanthomonas sp. DAR 80977:
- a CDS encoding ketosteroid isomerase-related protein — translation MKIDGTREQDRAIELVLAYYDAFNRGDWAAMLDKLTDDVAHDLNQGAREVGKDTFAAFLQRMNASYREQLRDIVVLGGQDGRRAAAEYVVHGEYHHTDEGLPPARGQTYVLPGGAFFDIRDGKIARVSNYYNLQDWIDQVSV, via the coding sequence ATGAAGATCGACGGGACCCGTGAGCAAGACCGCGCCATCGAACTGGTGCTGGCCTACTACGACGCATTCAACCGTGGCGACTGGGCGGCGATGCTCGACAAGCTGACCGACGACGTCGCGCACGACCTCAACCAGGGCGCGCGCGAGGTGGGCAAGGACACCTTCGCCGCGTTCCTGCAGCGGATGAACGCCAGCTACCGCGAGCAGCTGCGCGACATCGTGGTGCTGGGCGGGCAGGACGGCCGCCGCGCCGCCGCCGAATACGTGGTGCACGGCGAATACCACCACACCGACGAGGGCCTGCCGCCGGCGCGCGGGCAGACCTACGTGCTGCCGGGCGGGGCATTCTTCGACATCCGCGACGGCAAGATCGCCCGGGTCAGCAACTACTACAACCTGCAGGACTGGATCGATCAGGTGTCGGTCTGA
- the bioC gene encoding malonyl-ACP O-methyltransferase BioC, translating into MDPSSFDANHIRRAFSRAAASYDAAAALQHEVEKRLLESLDYLGDRVPQVVLDVGSGPAHAAATMKKRWPRAQVIALDQALPMLQQAKRQAGWWKPFGRVCADARALPLAEHSVDVIFSNLCLQWVEDLPAVFAGFRRVLKPGGLLLCSSFGPDTLVELREAFAHADREAPHVSRFAPIAQFGDALMLSGFRDPVLDRDLFTLTYPDLAALMRELRAIGATNALHARRHTLTGRGRFAAASAAYEPLRNADGTLPSSWEVIYAHAWAPPPGAPIREGGSEIAAVPVSAIPIRRRGD; encoded by the coding sequence ATGGATCCTTCTTCGTTCGATGCCAACCACATCCGCCGCGCGTTCTCGCGCGCCGCGGCCAGCTACGATGCCGCCGCCGCCCTGCAGCACGAGGTCGAGAAGCGCCTGCTGGAATCGCTGGACTATCTCGGCGACCGCGTGCCGCAGGTGGTGCTGGACGTGGGCAGCGGCCCCGCGCATGCCGCCGCGACGATGAAGAAGCGCTGGCCGCGCGCGCAGGTGATCGCGCTCGACCAGGCGCTGCCGATGCTGCAGCAGGCCAAGCGCCAGGCCGGCTGGTGGAAGCCGTTCGGCCGCGTCTGCGCCGACGCGCGCGCGCTGCCGCTGGCCGAGCACAGCGTCGATGTGATCTTCAGCAACCTGTGCCTGCAATGGGTCGAGGACCTGCCGGCGGTGTTCGCCGGTTTCCGCCGCGTGCTCAAGCCCGGCGGCCTGCTGCTGTGCTCCAGCTTCGGCCCGGACACGCTGGTCGAACTGCGCGAGGCGTTCGCGCACGCCGACCGCGAGGCGCCGCATGTGAGCCGCTTCGCGCCGATCGCGCAGTTCGGCGATGCGCTGATGCTGTCCGGCTTCCGCGACCCGGTGCTGGACCGCGACCTGTTCACCCTCACCTATCCCGACCTGGCCGCGCTGATGCGCGAACTGCGCGCGATCGGCGCGACCAACGCGCTGCACGCGCGCCGCCACACGCTGACCGGACGCGGCCGCTTCGCCGCCGCCAGCGCCGCCTACGAGCCGCTGCGCAACGCCGACGGCACGCTGCCGAGCAGCTGGGAAGTGATCTATGCCCACGCCTGGGCGCCGCCGCCGGGCGCGCCGATCCGCGAAGGCGGCAGCGAGATCGCCGCGGTGCCGGTGTCGGCGATCCCGATCCGTCGCCGCGGCGATTGA
- a CDS encoding SDR family oxidoreductase, with translation MDLGIAGKWALVCAASKGLGLGCARALAAEGVNVVIVARGQPALDAAAAGLRALPGAGTVIAVAADIATEAGRAAALAACPQVDILVNNAGGPPPGDFRDWEREDWLRALDANMLAPIALIRATVDAMQARGFGRIVNITSAAVKAPIDSLGLSNGARAGLTGFVAGLARRTVAHNVTINNLLPGQFDTDRLRGNFAHAAQRSGIDADTLAAQKRQQIPAGRFGTAEEFGAACAFLCSAQAGYVSGQNLLLDGGAYPGTF, from the coding sequence ATGGACCTGGGTATCGCCGGCAAATGGGCGCTGGTCTGCGCCGCGAGCAAGGGCCTGGGCCTGGGTTGCGCGCGGGCGCTGGCCGCCGAAGGCGTCAACGTGGTGATCGTGGCGCGCGGCCAGCCCGCGCTGGATGCGGCCGCCGCCGGCCTGCGCGCGCTGCCCGGCGCCGGCACGGTGATCGCGGTGGCCGCGGACATCGCCACCGAGGCCGGCCGCGCCGCCGCGCTGGCGGCGTGCCCGCAGGTCGACATCCTGGTCAACAACGCCGGCGGCCCGCCGCCCGGCGATTTCCGCGACTGGGAACGCGAGGACTGGCTGCGTGCGCTGGACGCCAACATGCTGGCGCCGATCGCACTGATCCGCGCCACCGTCGATGCGATGCAGGCGCGCGGCTTCGGCCGCATCGTCAACATCACCTCGGCGGCGGTGAAGGCGCCGATCGACAGCCTGGGCCTGTCCAACGGCGCGCGCGCCGGCCTGACCGGCTTCGTCGCCGGGCTGGCGCGGCGCACGGTCGCGCACAACGTCACCATCAACAACCTGCTGCCCGGCCAGTTCGACACCGACCGGCTGCGCGGCAACTTCGCCCATGCCGCGCAGCGCAGCGGCATCGACGCGGACACGCTGGCGGCGCAGAAGCGCCAGCAGATCCCGGCCGGGCGCTTCGGCACGGCGGAGGAATTCGGCGCGGCCTGCGCGTTCCTGTGCAGCGCGCAGGCCGGCTACGTCAGCGGGCAGAACCTGTTGCTCGATGGCGGCGCGTATCCTGGGACGTTCTGA
- the bioH gene encoding pimeloyl-ACP methyl ester esterase BioH — MHIETLGQGPDLVLIHGWALHGGIFAPLVERLSAQFRMHLVDLPGHGHSRGDDTPLALPHVVNAIATATPPAAWLGWSLGGLFALHAAATQPQVRGLAMLAATPRFVRGSDWPHAVEPQVFAQFGRDLADDYRGTLDRFLALDTLGSAHARAELRTLRETLTARGEPDAQALQDGLALLERSDLRRSLPGLRVPSLWIGGQRDRLVPATGMHDAAALAPQAQTLDIAGGGHAPFLGHADEVAEALRGFLAGLA; from the coding sequence ATGCATATCGAAACGCTGGGGCAAGGCCCCGACCTGGTCCTGATCCATGGCTGGGCGCTGCACGGCGGCATCTTCGCGCCGCTGGTCGAGCGCCTGTCGGCGCAGTTCCGCATGCACCTGGTGGACCTGCCCGGGCATGGCCACAGCCGCGGCGACGACACCCCGCTGGCGCTGCCGCACGTGGTCAATGCCATCGCCACGGCCACGCCGCCGGCGGCGTGGCTGGGCTGGTCGCTGGGCGGGCTGTTCGCGCTGCATGCCGCGGCGACCCAGCCGCAGGTGCGCGGCCTGGCGATGCTCGCGGCGACGCCGCGGTTCGTGCGCGGCAGCGACTGGCCGCACGCGGTGGAGCCGCAGGTGTTCGCCCAGTTCGGCCGCGACCTCGCCGACGACTACCGCGGCACGCTGGACCGCTTCCTGGCGCTGGACACGCTGGGCTCGGCGCATGCCCGCGCCGAGCTGCGCACCCTGCGCGAAACCCTGACCGCGCGCGGCGAACCCGATGCGCAGGCGCTGCAGGATGGGCTGGCGCTGCTCGAGCGCAGCGACCTGCGCCGCTCGCTGCCGGGCCTGCGCGTGCCCAGCCTGTGGATCGGCGGCCAACGCGACCGGCTGGTCCCGGCCACCGGCATGCACGACGCCGCGGCGCTGGCGCCGCAGGCGCAGACGCTGGATATCGCCGGCGGCGGCCATGCGCCGTTCCTCGGCCATGCCGATGAGGTCGCCGAGGCGTTGCGCGGGTTCCTTGCCGGGCTGGCATAG
- a CDS encoding DUF7079 family protein — MSGGDLAARRKVWDALSELYLDDDVATRHAHIAAVLAASPYAPDTLQRMLLHDVHPRLAPNLLSVAGVWQGFDGDWLSAAILRREGVRRWPAWRTRAYPRQQWRLLLPRLLALRGAR; from the coding sequence ATGAGCGGCGGCGACCTTGCGGCGCGCCGCAAGGTGTGGGACGCGCTGTCCGAGCTGTACCTGGACGACGATGTCGCGACGCGGCACGCGCACATCGCCGCGGTGCTCGCGGCCTCGCCGTATGCGCCGGACACGCTGCAGCGGATGCTGCTGCACGACGTGCATCCGCGCCTGGCGCCGAACCTGCTGAGCGTGGCGGGCGTCTGGCAGGGCTTCGACGGCGACTGGCTGAGCGCGGCGATCCTGCGCCGCGAAGGCGTGCGGCGCTGGCCGGCCTGGCGCACGCGTGCCTATCCGCGTCAGCAGTGGCGCCTGTTGCTGCCGCGGCTGCTGGCGCTGCGCGGAGCGCGCTGA
- the bioF gene encoding 8-amino-7-oxononanoate synthase, protein MARPDLHDRIQSLRKLREAQGRIRVRRSVGRRDGVRLELDGRWLTGFCSNDYLGLAQQFEVLAALQDAAAREGVGATASHLVCGHHALHESLEREVADWLGYPRALLFGSGFLANLAVQQALLSEEDDVCVQDRLNHASLLDATRLAGCRLRRYPHLDTEGAMRQLKHAAGGAAMLATDGVFSMDGDIAPLRSLTLVARMQQALMYVDDAHGVGVVGPHGRGCVAEAGLGVDDVPLQLVTLGKALGGYGALVVGDEALIRHLAETARPYLYTTALPPAQAAASLAAVKLARRDQWRRERLAEAIAAFRGGARRHGLELMASDTPIQPLLCGDEASALALSAALEQAGFLVSAIRPPTVPEGKSRLRVTLSALHTPAQVQALLDALALARDRLAVHPVGLPA, encoded by the coding sequence ATGGCCCGCCCCGACCTGCACGACCGCATCCAGTCCTTGCGCAAGCTGCGCGAGGCCCAGGGCCGCATCCGCGTGCGCCGCAGCGTGGGCCGCCGCGACGGCGTGCGCCTGGAGCTGGACGGCCGCTGGCTGACCGGCTTCTGCAGCAACGACTACCTGGGCCTGGCGCAACAGTTCGAAGTGCTCGCCGCGCTGCAGGACGCCGCCGCGCGCGAGGGCGTCGGCGCCACCGCCTCGCACCTGGTCTGCGGCCACCATGCGCTGCACGAGAGCCTGGAACGCGAGGTCGCCGACTGGCTCGGCTATCCGCGCGCGCTGCTGTTCGGCAGCGGCTTCCTCGCCAACCTGGCGGTGCAGCAGGCGCTGCTGAGCGAAGAGGACGACGTGTGCGTGCAGGACCGGCTCAACCACGCCAGCCTGCTCGACGCCACCCGCCTGGCCGGTTGCCGCCTGCGCCGCTATCCGCACCTGGACACCGAGGGCGCGATGCGCCAGCTCAAGCACGCCGCCGGCGGCGCCGCGATGCTGGCCACCGATGGCGTGTTCAGCATGGATGGCGACATCGCCCCGCTGCGCTCGCTGACCCTGGTGGCGCGCATGCAGCAGGCGCTGATGTACGTGGACGACGCGCACGGCGTCGGCGTGGTCGGCCCGCACGGCCGCGGCTGCGTGGCCGAGGCCGGGCTGGGCGTGGACGACGTGCCGCTGCAACTGGTGACGCTGGGCAAGGCGCTGGGCGGCTACGGTGCGCTGGTGGTCGGCGACGAGGCGCTGATCCGGCACCTGGCCGAAACCGCGCGGCCCTATCTGTACACCACCGCGCTGCCGCCGGCGCAGGCCGCCGCCTCGCTGGCCGCGGTGAAGCTGGCGCGGCGCGACCAGTGGCGGCGCGAGCGCCTGGCCGAGGCGATCGCCGCGTTCCGCGGTGGCGCGCGCCGCCATGGCCTGGAACTGATGGCCTCGGACACCCCGATCCAGCCGCTGCTGTGCGGCGACGAGGCCAGCGCGCTGGCGCTGTCGGCGGCGCTGGAGCAAGCCGGCTTCCTGGTCTCGGCGATCCGCCCGCCGACCGTGCCGGAAGGCAAGTCGCGGCTGCGGGTGACGCTGTCGGCGCTGCACACCCCCGCGCAGGTGCAGGCGCTGCTCGACGCGCTGGCGCTGGCGCGCGACCGCCTGGCCGTGCATCCGGTCGGCCTGCCGGCGTGA
- the bioB gene encoding biotin synthase BioB: MSAVVRHDWQRQELLALFDLPFPELLHRAAAVHREHFDPAQVQVSTLLSVKTGGCPEDCAYCPQAQRYDTGVDAQKLMSTEAVLAKARQAKAAGASRFCMGAAWRSPKDRDIPKVAAMIREVKALGLETCATLGMLDGRQAQALKAAGLDYYNHNLDTAPDFYDTIIHTRQYQDRLDTLAHVRDAGMKTCCGGIVGMGESREQRAGLLQALANLPVHPDSVPINRLVQVAGTPLHGTVELDPFEFVRTIAVARIAMPQAMVRLSAGRESMSDELQALCFCAGANSIFYGEKLLTTGNPDTERDQALFARLGLTPMQVHVDADAHDHPGTVHADITAPAAAPARPAIAAALV, encoded by the coding sequence ATGTCCGCTGTCGTCCGACACGACTGGCAACGCCAGGAATTGCTCGCCCTGTTCGACCTGCCGTTCCCGGAGCTGCTGCATCGCGCCGCCGCGGTGCATCGCGAACACTTCGACCCGGCGCAGGTGCAGGTCTCCACGCTGCTGTCGGTGAAGACCGGCGGCTGCCCGGAGGATTGCGCGTACTGCCCGCAGGCGCAGCGCTACGACACCGGGGTGGACGCGCAGAAGCTGATGAGCACCGAGGCGGTGCTGGCCAAGGCGCGCCAGGCCAAGGCCGCCGGCGCATCGCGGTTCTGCATGGGCGCGGCGTGGCGCTCGCCGAAGGACCGCGACATCCCCAAGGTCGCGGCGATGATCCGCGAGGTAAAGGCGCTGGGCCTGGAGACCTGCGCCACCCTGGGCATGCTCGACGGCCGCCAGGCGCAGGCGCTGAAGGCGGCCGGGCTGGACTACTACAACCACAATCTGGACACCGCGCCGGACTTCTACGACACGATCATCCACACCCGCCAGTACCAGGACCGCCTGGACACGCTCGCCCACGTGCGCGATGCCGGCATGAAGACCTGCTGCGGCGGCATCGTCGGCATGGGCGAATCGCGCGAGCAGCGCGCCGGCCTGCTGCAGGCGCTGGCCAACCTGCCGGTGCATCCGGACTCGGTGCCGATCAACCGACTGGTGCAGGTCGCCGGCACCCCGCTGCACGGCACCGTCGAGCTGGATCCGTTCGAGTTCGTGCGCACCATCGCCGTGGCCCGCATCGCGATGCCGCAGGCGATGGTGCGGCTGTCGGCCGGCCGCGAGAGCATGAGCGACGAACTGCAGGCGCTGTGCTTCTGCGCCGGCGCCAACTCGATCTTCTACGGCGAGAAGCTGCTGACCACCGGCAACCCCGACACCGAACGCGACCAGGCGCTGTTCGCACGGCTGGGGCTGACGCCGATGCAGGTGCACGTCGATGCCGACGCGCACGACCATCCCGGCACCGTGCACGCGGACATCACCGCGCCGGCAGCGGCGCCGGCACGGCCGGCGATCGCCGCGGCGCTGGTCTGA
- a CDS encoding ComF family protein yields MDIPVNFIAGNRVDGWWQRLQRCVLPERCLVCAEPGGAGLDLCPACRDALPWNGSACQACALPLPALDAAQLCGACQRKPPPLALVASACVYAAPVDALLRRFKFHQDLAAGRLLAALLQARCAGLPRPQALLPVPLHRARLRQRGYDQALELARPLARALGLPLCDGLQRVRATSPQSELDARARRRNLRHAFAVRAPLPPHVALVDDVMTTGATLHAAARALRRAGVARVDAWVVARVP; encoded by the coding sequence ATGGATATCCCTGTCAACTTCATTGCCGGCAACAGGGTTGACGGCTGGTGGCAGCGCTTGCAGCGCTGCGTGCTGCCCGAGCGCTGCCTGGTCTGCGCCGAACCCGGCGGCGCCGGCCTGGACCTGTGCCCGGCCTGCCGCGATGCGCTGCCCTGGAACGGCAGCGCCTGCCAGGCGTGCGCGCTGCCGCTGCCCGCGTTGGACGCCGCCCAGCTGTGCGGTGCCTGCCAACGCAAGCCGCCGCCGCTGGCCCTGGTCGCCAGTGCCTGCGTCTACGCCGCGCCGGTCGATGCGCTGCTGCGCCGCTTCAAGTTCCACCAGGACCTGGCCGCCGGGCGCCTGCTGGCAGCCCTGCTGCAGGCGCGTTGCGCCGGCTTGCCGCGCCCGCAGGCCCTGTTGCCGGTGCCGTTGCACCGCGCCCGGCTGCGCCAGCGCGGCTACGACCAGGCGCTGGAACTGGCGCGGCCGCTGGCGCGCGCGCTGGGCCTGCCGCTGTGCGACGGCCTGCAGCGCGTGCGCGCCACGTCGCCGCAGTCCGAGCTGGATGCGCGCGCGCGCCGCCGCAACCTGCGCCATGCCTTCGCGGTGCGTGCGCCGCTGCCGCCGCACGTGGCGCTGGTCGACGACGTGATGACCACCGGCGCGACCCTGCATGCCGCCGCACGGGCGCTGCGCCGCGCCGGCGTGGCCCGGGTCGATGCGTGGGTGGTGGCGCGGGTGCCGTGA
- a CDS encoding SecDF P1 head subdomain-containing protein has product MAMRWRTLGLSLALCVFGMSGCSYAPSPDGAGASAGASAVKAKIEWRQASNAPSAGYTEAAYQGRPVYLAPQPLLAVDGAATVARVDGDDGKPALDLSFSGHDDRLTRATEQNIGKPIALLADGQVLTVATVMAPLPGDRLRISGLQDAQEQQRVFALLTHAPMDDAKP; this is encoded by the coding sequence ATGGCGATGCGTTGGAGAACTTTGGGACTGTCGTTGGCGTTGTGCGTGTTCGGCATGAGCGGATGCAGCTACGCCCCGTCGCCCGATGGCGCCGGCGCGAGTGCAGGCGCGAGTGCGGTCAAGGCGAAGATCGAATGGCGCCAGGCCAGCAATGCGCCCAGTGCCGGCTATACCGAGGCCGCGTACCAGGGACGGCCGGTGTATCTGGCGCCGCAGCCGTTGTTGGCCGTCGATGGCGCCGCGACGGTGGCGCGCGTGGACGGCGACGATGGCAAGCCGGCACTGGATCTGAGTTTCTCGGGACACGACGATCGCCTGACCCGTGCGACGGAGCAAAACATCGGCAAGCCGATCGCGCTGCTGGCCGACGGTCAGGTGCTCACCGTGGCGACGGTCATGGCGCCGCTCCCCGGCGACCGACTGCGCATCAGCGGTCTGCAGGATGCGCAGGAACAGCAGCGGGTGTTCGCGCTGCTGACGCATGCGCCGATGGATGACGCGAAGCCTTAG